The following are encoded together in the Triticum dicoccoides isolate Atlit2015 ecotype Zavitan chromosome 6B, WEW_v2.0, whole genome shotgun sequence genome:
- the LOC119325272 gene encoding xylanase inhibitor protein 1-like — protein sequence MTPLAPPRPAAYLLALLSVVAAALSLAAPGMAAGKTGQVTVFWGRNKAEGSLREACDSGMYTMVSMSFLDVFGANEKYHLDLSGHDLSAVGADIKHCQFKGVPVSLSIGGYGTGYSLPSNRSALDLFDHLWNSYFGGSKPGVPRPFGDAWPDGVDLFLEHGTPADRYDVLAIELAKHNIRGGPGKPLHLTATVRCGYPPVAHVGQALATGIFERVHVRIYEESDKACNQYGAWEEAWDRWTAAYPATRFFIGLTADEKSYQWIHPKNVYYGITPVVQKKDNYGGVMLWDRYFDKQSDYSSYIKYYA from the exons ATGACGCCGCTCGCACCCCCGAGGCCAGCAGCCTACCTCCTAGCCCTTCTCTCCGTCGTTGCCGCGGCCCTGTCGCTGGCCGCGCCGGGCATGGCGGCGGGGAAGACCGGCCAGGTGACGGTGTTCTGGGGACGGAACAAGGCCGAGGGGTCCCTGCGCGAGGCCTGCGACTCCGGCATGTACACCATGGTCA GCATGTCTTTCCTCGACGTCTTCGGCGCCAACGAAAAGTACCACCTCGACCTCTCCGGCCACGACCTCTCCGCCGTCGGCGCCGACATCAAGCACTGCCAGTTCAAGGGTGTCCCCGTCTCCCTCTCCATCGGCGGCTACGGCACCGGCTACTCGCTCCCGTCCAACCGCTCCGCGCTCGACCTCTTCGACCACCTTTGGAACTCCTACTTCGGCGGGTCCAAACCGGGCGTCCCCCGCCCCTTCGGCGACGCGTGGCCCGACGGCGTCGACCTCTTCCTGGAGCACGGCACGCCGGCGGACCGCTACGACGTGCTGGCAATCGAGCTGGCGAAGCACAACATCCGCGGCGGCCCGGGGAAGCCGCTGCACCTAACGGCGACGGTCCGGTGCGGGTACCCGCCGGTGGCGCATGTGGGGCAGGCGCTGGCGACGGGGATCTTCGAGCGCGTGCACGTGAGGATCTACGAGGAGAGCGACAAGGCGTGCAACCAGTACGGGGCGTGGGAGGAGGCGTGGGACAGGTGGACGGCGGCGTACCCGGCCACCCGGTTCTTCATCGGGCTCACCGCCGACGAGAAGTCCTACCAGTGGATACACCCCAAGAACGTCTACTACGGCATCACGCCTGTGGTGCAGAAGAAGGACAACTACGGCGGGGTCATGCTCTGGGACCGATACTTCGACAAGCAGAGCGACTACAGTAGCTACATCAAGTACTACGCCTGA